Proteins encoded together in one Euzebya sp. window:
- the hflX gene encoding GTPase HflX, whose product MADHREPRPARLQGATPRPSERAQDQQEEAQLQLRRAQRRRAEAERVAEGAPQEGVAIFRPVDTAVLVAVALPGQSSHQVDASLDELEQLLDTAGGETVGRVVQRRDTPDVATFIGRGKVAELRDMAAALGADSVIFDDDLSPAQQRNLEERLKVKVLDRTIVILDIFAQHASSSEGTAQVELAQLTYLLPRLRGWGQALSRQAGGVGVGMRGPGETQLEVDRRKLNRRITKLKRDLKDFEQVRRTKSANRRRNRVPTVALVGYTNAGKSTLMNAITGADVLVADQLFATLDTTARQLDLPDSRTVVLTDTVGFVRKLPTALVEAFKSTLEDTIEADLLLHVVDASHPEAEAHVLAVDETLTEIGAGDLPRLIVLNKSDLTDADTVRGLARAVADRALKGGVISVSAVTGQGIDALIDLVADRVPPRRRIVEALVPYARADVVNTAYEGGEVLKREDREDGTWIVASVTRQAAADLLPFAESDPWAADED is encoded by the coding sequence ATGGCTGACCACCGCGAGCCACGACCAGCGCGGCTGCAGGGCGCGACCCCTCGCCCGTCCGAGCGCGCCCAGGACCAGCAGGAGGAGGCGCAGCTCCAGCTCCGCCGCGCACAGCGGCGCCGGGCCGAGGCCGAACGCGTCGCCGAGGGCGCGCCCCAGGAGGGTGTGGCGATCTTCCGGCCGGTCGACACCGCGGTGCTGGTCGCCGTCGCGCTGCCCGGCCAGTCCAGCCACCAGGTGGACGCATCCCTCGACGAGCTGGAGCAGCTCCTCGACACCGCCGGCGGCGAGACCGTCGGACGGGTCGTCCAACGGCGCGACACCCCCGACGTGGCCACGTTCATCGGACGGGGGAAGGTCGCCGAGCTGCGGGACATGGCTGCCGCGCTCGGCGCCGACTCGGTGATCTTCGACGACGACCTGTCGCCCGCGCAGCAGCGCAACCTCGAGGAGAGGCTCAAGGTCAAGGTCCTCGACCGGACCATCGTGATCCTCGACATCTTCGCCCAGCACGCCTCGTCCTCCGAGGGCACCGCCCAGGTCGAGCTGGCCCAGCTGACCTACCTGCTGCCCCGCCTCCGCGGGTGGGGGCAGGCGCTCAGCCGCCAGGCCGGCGGCGTCGGGGTCGGCATGCGCGGGCCGGGGGAGACCCAGCTCGAGGTCGACCGCCGGAAGCTGAACCGCCGGATCACCAAGCTCAAGCGCGACCTGAAGGACTTCGAGCAGGTCCGCCGCACCAAGTCCGCGAACCGCCGGCGGAACCGCGTGCCGACCGTCGCGCTGGTCGGGTACACCAACGCCGGCAAGTCGACGCTGATGAACGCGATCACCGGCGCGGACGTGCTCGTCGCCGACCAGCTGTTCGCGACGCTCGACACCACCGCCCGCCAGCTCGACCTCCCCGACAGCCGGACCGTGGTGCTCACCGACACCGTCGGGTTCGTCCGCAAGCTGCCGACCGCCCTGGTCGAGGCGTTCAAGTCCACCCTCGAGGACACCATCGAGGCGGACCTGCTGCTGCACGTCGTCGACGCGAGCCACCCCGAGGCCGAGGCGCACGTCCTGGCCGTCGACGAGACCCTCACCGAGATCGGCGCCGGCGACCTGCCGCGCCTGATCGTGCTGAACAAGTCGGACCTGACCGACGCCGACACCGTCCGCGGGCTGGCGCGCGCCGTCGCCGACCGGGCGCTCAAGGGCGGCGTGATCAGCGTGTCCGCGGTCACCGGCCAGGGCATCGACGCGCTCATCGACCTGGTCGCGGACCGCGTCCCGCCGCGTCGGCGCATCGTCGAGGCGCTGGTGCCCTACGCCCGCGCGGACGTGGTCAACACCGCCTACGAGGGTGGTGAGGTGCTGAAGCGGGAGGACCGCGAGGACGGCACCTGGATCGTCGCCTCCGTCACCCGGCAGGCGGCTGCGGACCTGCTGCCCTTCGCCGAGTCCGACCCGTGGGCGGCGGACGAGGACTGA
- the dapF gene encoding diaminopimelate epimerase, translated as MRPADLPFTKVHGAGNDFVLLCDLEDALDLPPAAVRALCDRRRGIGGDGVIRVGAPRAGVDADVFMDYRNADGSIAEMCGNGVRTVAKYVADRGIVEGDVVRVDTRAGTKHVRCHRGSDGRVTGCTVDMGAPVPGVVGEELVLGDGSTVTVTTVSMGNPHAVIVVDDVAAAPVHVVGPLLERHEVFGEGTNVEFITVPDRGTVHGRIWERGVGETLASGTGGSAMAVAAALVGLADREVDVHLPGGILTIAWTDETLFVTGPAVEVASGIVDETWWATATGGT; from the coding sequence GTGAGGCCAGCAGACCTGCCGTTCACCAAGGTGCACGGCGCCGGCAACGACTTCGTCCTGCTGTGCGATCTCGAGGACGCCCTCGATCTCCCGCCCGCAGCCGTCCGCGCCCTGTGCGACCGGCGGCGCGGCATCGGCGGGGACGGGGTCATCCGCGTCGGGGCGCCGCGGGCTGGGGTCGACGCTGACGTGTTCATGGACTACCGCAACGCCGACGGGTCGATCGCCGAGATGTGCGGCAACGGCGTGCGGACCGTCGCGAAGTACGTCGCCGACCGCGGGATCGTCGAGGGCGACGTGGTCCGCGTCGACACGCGTGCGGGCACCAAGCACGTCCGCTGCCACCGCGGGTCGGACGGACGGGTGACGGGCTGCACCGTGGACATGGGCGCGCCGGTCCCCGGCGTGGTCGGCGAGGAGCTCGTGCTGGGCGACGGCTCCACCGTGACGGTCACGACCGTGTCGATGGGCAACCCCCATGCCGTCATCGTCGTCGACGACGTGGCGGCCGCGCCCGTGCACGTCGTCGGCCCCCTCCTCGAACGGCACGAGGTCTTCGGCGAGGGGACCAACGTCGAGTTCATCACCGTCCCCGACCGCGGCACCGTCCACGGCCGCATCTGGGAGCGCGGCGTCGGCGAGACCCTCGCCTCGGGGACCGGGGGCTCCGCCATGGCGGTGGCGGCGGCGTTGGTCGGCCTCGCCGACCGCGAGGTCGACGTGCACCTCCCCGGCGGCATCCTCACGATCGCCTGGACCGACGAGACGCTGTTCGTGACCGGACCTGCCGTCGAGGTCGCCAGCGGCATCGTCGATGAGACCTGGTGGGCGACCGCCACGGGAGGGACCTGA
- the miaA gene encoding tRNA (adenosine(37)-N6)-dimethylallyltransferase MiaA, producing MATPAGGADGPPIVALVGPTGSGKSALALEAADAAGAVIVAVDAFTVYRGMDIGTATPTAADRARVPHRMVDVLEVEEECTVSWFQARARAAIDEVRAAGRPALLVGGSGLYLRAVVDALEFPPTDPDLRPRIEADVAADPPAAHARLAADDPAAAARIEPSNTRRITRALEVAALTGRPFSSYRTAWEDHTSIYPGLRIVGVHHPPAALADRIDARTRQMLAAGWVGECRALADRDLSATAAQAIGYAELIAHVRAGGGVVPDDLVDAIAARTRRFAARQRRWFRRDPRVGWDPPDRAGDRVVTALAGRGSAHEDRGDT from the coding sequence GTGGCCACCCCAGCGGGCGGGGCCGACGGTCCGCCCATCGTCGCCCTGGTCGGCCCGACGGGCAGCGGCAAGTCCGCCCTCGCGCTCGAGGCGGCTGACGCCGCCGGAGCGGTGATCGTCGCCGTGGACGCCTTCACCGTCTACCGGGGCATGGACATCGGGACCGCGACCCCCACCGCCGCCGACCGCGCGCGGGTGCCCCACCGGATGGTCGACGTCCTCGAGGTCGAGGAGGAGTGCACCGTCTCCTGGTTCCAGGCGCGGGCCCGCGCGGCGATCGACGAGGTGCGGGCCGCGGGACGGCCGGCGCTGCTGGTCGGCGGCTCGGGGCTGTACCTCCGCGCCGTCGTCGACGCCCTCGAGTTCCCGCCCACCGACCCCGACTTGCGGCCTCGCATCGAGGCCGACGTCGCCGCTGACCCACCGGCCGCCCACGCCCGCCTGGCAGCGGACGACCCGGCGGCCGCGGCGCGCATCGAGCCCTCCAACACCCGGCGGATCACCCGCGCGCTCGAGGTGGCCGCGTTGACCGGCCGCCCGTTCTCGTCCTACCGGACCGCGTGGGAGGACCACACGTCGATCTACCCGGGCCTGCGCATCGTCGGCGTCCACCACCCCCCGGCTGCGCTCGCCGACCGCATCGACGCCCGGACCCGCCAGATGCTGGCCGCGGGCTGGGTGGGGGAGTGCCGCGCGCTGGCCGACCGCGACCTCTCCGCCACGGCTGCACAGGCGATCGGGTACGCCGAGCTGATCGCCCACGTCCGCGCGGGGGGTGGCGTGGTGCCCGACGACCTGGTCGACGCCATCGCCGCGCGGACGCGGCGGTTCGCAGCCCGGCAACGCCGCTGGTTCCGCCGCGATCCACGGGTAGGGTGGGACCCTCCCGACCGCGCAGGCGACCGCGTCGTCACGGCGCTCGCCGGCCGGGGCAGCGCCCACGAGGACCGGGGAGACACGTGA